Proteins co-encoded in one Pithys albifrons albifrons isolate INPA30051 chromosome 14, PitAlb_v1, whole genome shotgun sequence genomic window:
- the HTATSF1 gene encoding 17S U2 SnRNP complex component HTATSF1 — MSGDDGNEEFYRQLQLQQQFEAKPGEGEGESESDPFTYVDPADGAAYEWDREKKAWFPKITEDFLATYHANYGFHADETDTSSASGTATESKQPVSSKTSGTQPSANEKGPKQTDPKQKSEKRKLEPGWFHVEEDRNTNVYVTGLPPDITKDEFVQVMSKCGIIMRDPQTEEHKIKLYKDKEGNLKGDGLCCYLKRESVQLALRLLDEAEIRGYKLHVEVAKFQLKGEYDASKKKKKCKDYKKKLSQQQKQLDWRPEKKDGATRMRHERIVIIRNMFHPKDFEEDPLVLNEIREDLRTECEKFGQVKKVLIFDRHPDGVASVSFKEATEADLCKLTLNGRWFGGRQLSAETWDGVTDYQVEETAREREERLKVWESFLGDPDAKEQETTSGSDSASSSIKGPEGKQAPEVNDTPKEGANDEGPKRENNGEGINEDGAPSTDSSLAGSDGEADT; from the exons ATGAGCGGCGATGACGGGAACGAGGAGTTCTaccggcagctgcagctccagcagcagttcGAGGCCAAGCCCGGCGAGGGCGAAGGCGAGAGCGAGTCCGACCCCTTCACGTACGTGGACCCGGCGGACGGGGCCGCCTACGAGTGGGATCGGGAGAAGAAGGCCTGGTTCCCCAAG ATAACAGAAGATTTCCTGGCAACCTATCACGCCAACTATGGTTTCCATGCAGATGAGACAGACACTTCCTCTGCTTCTGGCACAGCCACTGAGAGTAAGCAACCAGTAAGTTCTAAGACATCAGGAACACAACCATCAGCAAACGAGAAAGGACCAAAACAAACAGATCCAAaacaaaagtcagaaaaaaGGAAGCTGGAGCCAG GTTGGTTTCATgttgaagaagacagaaacacaaatgtttATGTGACAG GTTTACCTCCAGACATTACAAAAGATGAATTTGTACAAGTCATGTCGAAATGTGGTATCATTATGCGAGATCCTCAGACAGAAGAACACAAAATCAAACTGTACAAAGATaaagaaggaaatcttaaaGGAGATGGCCTCTGTTGCTATCTGAAG AGAGAATCAGTTCAACTTGCACTGAGGCTTCTGGATGAGGCAGAAATCCGAGGCTATAAATTGCATGTGGAAGTTGCAAAGTTCCAACTGAAGGGGGAGTATGATGCAagcaaaaagaagaagaaatgtaaAGACTACAAGAAGAAGTTGTCTCAACAGCAgaa ACAGCTGGATTGGAGGCCGGAGAAGAAAGATGGTGCAACTCGAATGCGACATGAGCGCATCGTTATTATCAGGAATATGTTTCACCCAAAGGACTTTGAG GAGGATCCCTTAGTGCTAAATGAGATCAGAGAAGATCTGCGGACAGAGTGTGAAAAGTTTGGTCAAGTAAAGAAGGTTCTCATATTTGAT CGACACCCTGACGGCGTGGCTTCTGTGTCGTTTAAAGAAGCCACAGAAGCTGATCTGTGCAAGCTCACTCTAAATGGAAGGTGGTTTGGTGGCCGTCAGCTCAGCGCTGAAACATGGGATGGTGTAACAGATTATCAG GTGGAGGAGACTgcaagagaaagggaagaaaggctGAAGGTGTGGGAGTCATTTTTAGGGGATCCTGATGCAAAGGAGCAGGAAACTACATCTGGTTCGGATTCCGCATCAAGTAGCATTAAAGGGCCTGAGGGCAAACAGGCTCCCGAGGTTAATGACACACCTAAGGAGGGTGCAAATGATGAAGGTCCTAAGAGGGAGAATAATGGTGAGGGCATTAACGAAGATGGAGCTCCCTCCACAGACAGCAGCCTTGCAGGCAGTGATGGGGAAGCTGATACATAG